One genomic region from Bradyrhizobium icense encodes:
- a CDS encoding WGR domain-containing protein: protein MTAIMLTRNIAQQNVRRFYKLDVQPTLFGEWTLVREWGGSAAPAPCASKPTTRAAMPISPWRPTGRESSSAAIVSRKSAFAILR, encoded by the coding sequence ATGACCGCCATCATGCTCACCCGCAACATCGCTCAGCAGAACGTGCGCCGGTTCTACAAGCTCGACGTACAGCCGACGTTGTTCGGCGAATGGACACTGGTGAGGGAGTGGGGCGGATCGGCCGCGCCGGCACCGTGCGCGTCGAAACCCACCACACGCGCGGCAATGCCGATATCGCCATGGCGTCCAACTGGACGAGAAAGCTCAAGCGCGGCTATCGTTAGCCGCAAAAGCGCATTTGCGATTTTGCGATGA
- a CDS encoding Fic/DOC family protein, which yields MYDAVADDYCYPNSTVLKNKLDLTDADELDAFEAEVSDARADEELPAGDLDFAHFKAVHGHLFQDVYDWAGEIRTVRMSKGGNPFCFPENIENQAKLLFGQLKKDKFLAGLEVKKFAEKAAHFLSELNVIHAFREGNGRTQLSFFLLLADQAGYPIDLEDLDPEAFLDAMIASFHGDEAPLAALIQALIEDQPD from the coding sequence ATGTACGATGCAGTCGCCGATGACTACTGCTATCCCAACAGCACCGTCCTGAAAAACAAGCTCGATCTTACCGACGCGGACGAACTCGACGCGTTCGAAGCGGAAGTGAGCGACGCCAGGGCCGACGAAGAACTCCCGGCCGGCGATCTGGATTTCGCGCACTTCAAGGCGGTTCACGGGCACCTGTTCCAGGACGTTTACGACTGGGCCGGGGAGATTCGAACCGTCCGCATGTCGAAGGGCGGGAACCCATTCTGCTTTCCGGAAAACATCGAAAATCAGGCGAAGCTGCTGTTTGGGCAGCTGAAGAAAGATAAATTTCTGGCCGGGCTTGAGGTAAAGAAGTTCGCCGAGAAGGCGGCCCACTTCCTCTCCGAACTCAACGTCATTCATGCGTTCCGCGAAGGCAACGGCCGCACGCAGCTGTCATTCTTCTTGTTGCTCGCGGATCAGGCCGGATATCCGATCGATCTTGAGGACCTCGACCCCGAGGCCTTCCTCGACGCGATGATCGCGAGCTTTCACGGCGACGAAGCGCCCCTTGCCGCGTTGATCCAGGCGCTGATCGAGGACCAGCCGGACTGA
- a CDS encoding DEAD/DEAH box helicase: MSLFKKWTRPVRLPSAPERRLSAGKNTITQTAFHEAVVSADFFESQLSGHDLIKTKLSAPFDEMLVRFPKAHRVTTPLPVLTAVDPEDYKQSSTPLELTWDRLGALEAWADSPEKVLESWRNRFIFAVEDLDHGHPGLRLPQIGALHAIAAHFSVGREFEPATVVLPTGTGKTETMLADLVYRRERKMLVLVPSSILRNQIGAKFSTLGVLPTAGAVPVELARPFVIKITKGISTVGHAEAIVNASNVIIATPDILKASAPDALRRLLEGCSILVVDEAHHITAATWSEVRDRFTAKKIIQFTATPFRRDERKVDGKIIFNFKLGDAQEAGYYRPINLRSVEEYGDQSTRDQKIVAEAVAVLRRDRNELGLDHLLLARTRTKERAEEVWKHYRKLAPEMKPVLVYSGPGRKTGNAKSMAQLYDRGVNGSRIVVCVDMLGEGVDLPNLKIAALHDTHKSLAVTLQFIGRITRKGDDRTIGEATVVTNIADPEAERKLGDLYAEGADWDKIIKRLSEERIEQEIRLQDVVAGLKSKGTLHNQLSLWNLRPRFSTQIYRTRCLAWSPTLYTQVLKSRDESWYALDEAQNLMVAVVHREEPVDWGNYQTLEETNYYLLVMWWDQANQALFIYASDYEALRTEQLASIVTGDNARLLSGTPIFQILNNVELPLAKSLGSSRVGAISFTSYFGPNVTEGLASIEKAESELNNIACIGYENGDRVLWGGAKRKGKVWQQRAGTLAEWVEWCGRTWLKVSAEKASAPNITEDFLRPLRLTSPHNSYPIAIEWGEHAQNAFSDQFVFLGTTSIPLYLVDLEVAAVQQDGSIDIRLSSETLSATYRLSISSSFPAGYRHTKVSGPDVGFKKKNKEVVPLDEHLAVDPFVVRYADGTYSYNCYHIPTSLNAGRFLAARLETWPWKNIPLNRESMGKSRDANTIQHYAFQRLKADFDLVFNDDGSGEAADLVGLKEVDEKTIRLCLIHCKNAYKGVISQDIQNFYVLCGQAQKSVTVKHHGMSRLYNDLKRRHELWMKDGHTRFLKGDIKQLAYFRDKSRRATVEFEVIIAQPGASAAALNDDALLLLGTTELYLKKTAAAGLRVIVSP, encoded by the coding sequence ATGAGTTTATTTAAAAAATGGACGCGGCCTGTCCGGCTGCCGTCCGCGCCTGAACGTCGGCTGAGCGCCGGGAAAAACACCATCACTCAGACCGCTTTTCATGAAGCGGTCGTTTCGGCCGACTTTTTCGAGTCGCAGCTTTCCGGGCACGACCTCATCAAAACGAAGCTGAGCGCTCCCTTCGATGAGATGCTAGTGCGCTTTCCGAAGGCGCACCGTGTCACCACTCCCCTGCCCGTGCTGACCGCTGTAGACCCCGAAGACTACAAGCAGTCATCCACTCCGCTCGAATTGACATGGGACCGGCTTGGCGCCCTGGAAGCCTGGGCCGATAGCCCCGAAAAGGTGCTGGAGTCCTGGCGAAACCGCTTCATTTTCGCCGTCGAGGATCTCGACCACGGCCATCCCGGTTTGCGTCTGCCACAGATCGGCGCTCTGCACGCCATCGCGGCGCACTTCTCAGTGGGCAGGGAGTTCGAGCCCGCCACCGTTGTGCTGCCCACGGGAACGGGCAAGACCGAGACCATGCTTGCCGACCTCGTGTACCGACGCGAACGCAAAATGCTCGTCCTGGTGCCAAGTTCGATTCTGCGAAACCAGATCGGCGCGAAGTTCTCGACCCTGGGCGTGTTACCTACCGCTGGCGCCGTACCCGTTGAACTTGCTCGGCCGTTCGTGATCAAGATTACGAAGGGCATCAGCACGGTGGGCCACGCCGAGGCTATTGTGAATGCATCGAACGTCATCATCGCCACGCCCGACATCCTGAAGGCGTCGGCCCCTGACGCGCTGCGCCGGCTGCTGGAAGGCTGTTCGATCCTGGTCGTCGACGAAGCCCATCACATCACCGCGGCGACATGGAGCGAGGTGCGGGACCGCTTCACAGCGAAGAAGATCATCCAGTTCACCGCGACACCATTCCGTCGCGATGAAAGGAAGGTCGACGGCAAGATCATTTTCAATTTCAAGCTCGGCGATGCGCAGGAGGCGGGCTACTACCGGCCCATCAACCTTAGGAGCGTCGAAGAGTATGGCGACCAGTCGACGCGCGATCAGAAGATCGTCGCTGAAGCCGTTGCCGTCCTGAGACGCGACCGGAACGAGCTGGGCCTGGACCACCTACTGTTGGCGCGGACCCGGACCAAGGAACGCGCCGAGGAGGTGTGGAAGCACTACCGCAAGCTCGCACCGGAAATGAAGCCTGTGCTGGTCTATTCGGGCCCCGGCCGCAAGACGGGGAACGCAAAGTCGATGGCGCAGCTCTACGACCGGGGCGTCAACGGGTCCAGGATCGTCGTCTGCGTCGACATGCTGGGCGAAGGCGTTGACCTTCCGAACCTAAAGATTGCGGCCTTGCACGATACGCACAAATCGCTTGCGGTTACGCTGCAGTTCATTGGCCGCATCACCCGCAAAGGCGACGACAGGACGATCGGTGAGGCCACCGTTGTCACCAACATCGCCGACCCCGAGGCCGAAAGAAAGCTGGGCGATCTTTACGCGGAAGGAGCCGACTGGGACAAGATCATCAAGCGGCTCAGCGAGGAGCGGATCGAGCAGGAAATTCGGCTCCAGGATGTCGTGGCTGGGCTCAAAAGCAAAGGCACCCTCCACAATCAGCTGTCGCTCTGGAACCTGCGGCCCCGCTTCTCTACCCAGATTTACCGCACACGCTGCCTGGCCTGGTCGCCGACCCTTTACACGCAAGTGCTGAAATCAAGGGACGAGAGCTGGTACGCACTGGACGAAGCCCAAAACCTGATGGTGGCGGTCGTCCACCGTGAAGAGCCGGTGGACTGGGGCAATTACCAGACCCTTGAGGAGACCAACTACTACCTCCTGGTGATGTGGTGGGACCAGGCAAACCAAGCCCTGTTCATCTACGCGAGTGACTACGAAGCCTTGCGCACCGAGCAGCTGGCCTCCATCGTGACCGGCGACAACGCCCGCCTGCTCTCCGGCACGCCGATATTCCAGATTCTCAACAACGTGGAGCTACCACTGGCCAAGAGCCTGGGGTCGTCGCGCGTCGGCGCGATCAGTTTCACGTCCTACTTCGGACCCAACGTCACGGAGGGCCTGGCCAGCATCGAGAAGGCGGAGTCCGAGCTGAACAACATCGCCTGTATTGGGTATGAGAACGGCGATCGCGTGCTGTGGGGCGGTGCCAAACGCAAAGGCAAGGTTTGGCAGCAGCGAGCCGGCACCCTCGCCGAGTGGGTGGAATGGTGCGGCAGGACCTGGCTGAAAGTCTCCGCAGAGAAAGCATCCGCGCCCAACATCACCGAAGACTTTCTGAGGCCCTTGCGGCTGACATCACCGCACAACTCCTATCCGATCGCAATCGAGTGGGGAGAGCACGCCCAGAATGCCTTTTCGGATCAGTTCGTGTTTCTCGGCACAACGAGCATCCCCTTGTACCTGGTCGATCTGGAGGTTGCCGCGGTCCAGCAGGATGGGTCGATCGATATCCGGCTCTCGTCAGAGACGTTGAGCGCGACCTACCGATTGAGCATTTCGAGCAGCTTTCCGGCCGGCTACCGCCATACGAAGGTCTCGGGGCCAGATGTCGGCTTCAAAAAGAAAAATAAGGAAGTCGTGCCGCTCGACGAGCATCTCGCGGTCGATCCATTTGTCGTGAGGTACGCTGACGGGACCTACTCCTACAATTGCTATCACATCCCGACTAGCCTGAACGCAGGCCGTTTCCTGGCTGCGCGGCTCGAAACCTGGCCCTGGAAGAATATCCCGCTGAACCGGGAGTCCATGGGCAAGTCCCGCGACGCCAACACCATCCAGCACTACGCATTCCAACGCCTCAAGGCCGATTTTGACCTCGTCTTCAACGACGACGGTTCGGGTGAAGCAGCCGACCTCGTCGGCCTGAAAGAGGTTGACGAGAAGACCATCCGCCTCTGCCTTATTCATTGCAAAAACGCCTACAAGGGCGTGATTTCACAGGACATCCAGAATTTTTATGTGCTTTGCGGACAGGCGCAGAAAAGCGTGACCGTCAAGCACCACGGGATGTCGCGGCTCTACAATGATCTCAAGCGCCGCCACGAACTCTGGATGAAGGATGGCCACACGCGCTTCCTCAAAGGTGACATCAAGCAGTTGGCCTACTTCAGGGACAAATCCCGTCGTGCAACGGTCGAGTTTGAAGTCATCATCGCGCAACCCGGTGCATCTGCAGCTGCTCTCAACGATGATGCGTTGCTGCTCCTCGGGACGACGGAGTTATACCTGAAGAAAACGGCGGCTGCCGGCTTGCGCGTCATCGTTTCGCCATAG